In Mesorhizobium sp. M9A.F.Ca.ET.002.03.1.2, the DNA window AGCGTGCAGGCATTCATCAACAAGACTCGCCGCGCGCTTCCGCCAGGCCGGCAGTTTGAACGCCCGCATCCTCGGTTTTTGCAGTGGCACCGTGAGCACTGCTTTAAGCAGTGAGACGCGCCCAGGCTGTGTCTCTGATGCTAACCGGCACGGCGTGCCTTGCCAGGACGTCGCGTAACTGTCGCAGATTGTTCCGCTATCTTCTCACGGTCGCCGAGAGGAAGCTCCTCTTGTTTTTGCTTCTTGCCTGGAATTGGCAACAGCAGTTGCGGTTGCGCTCTTAATTCCTCAGGTGTCTTGCGTCGCGTCTTTTTCACCGGTCGTGCAGATGCAGACACGGTACCGGCTGCGGTGCGAGCAAGATTGAGTTCGAGCAGTCTCGCCAAGGCGTCTTCTTCCGAAATTTCCGCTGGCCAGCCATAGGCGGCGGCAACAGCTGCGTCGAGTTCGCAGTGCACATCAACAAGCCATTGCGGGCGCTGATTGTAGAGGTTGGTCAGAGTCCGCTCACGAAGGATAGAAGCCGCGACTGCGTCTTTGGGTAAAATGCGTTCCGGATAGCCGGCTCCGACTTCAGGCTCAATACGAATGAGATCGGCCGGATTGAGCCACCGATTGCGGAGATCATCGAGCTGCCTAGCGGCTTGAGCGATAGCCATAGCACGGGGATCATTTTCACTGCGTCTAGCGGGAATGTTCGGTGTCAGGCCATCTGGAAATGGAAAAGTTTCGAAGGTGGTTGTGGGTGTATAGCGCGGATCATTGCCCACCCCGAGCCATGTTCCCAGTCGCAAGGACCACGCTTCGTGAAACCGGGAATGGAGAATTCCGAAGATCGTCTCATCGTCGCGCGCAATTGCGATTGTCGCGCTATCCGCGAGAACTGTGCCATCCATCCAAGCGAATATTCGGTACTTGGCGACACGTGGCGTCAAGATGTAGCGCCTTAGCGATGAGACTTTTGCCAACATCGCAGGTCGGGGCTCGACGTGGCGCCACCAGCGTTCGCGATAAGCGTCTCGCCTATTTTGAGCCCTTTCTGGAAATACATGCTCTTTCACGTATTGGAATGGGGCTTCGTATAGAGAGGCTCCCTGTTCCGAAAGTTCCGAACCAAAATCGACAATCCACATATCGCGTGAACGGCGCGTCACATCCATTCCATTGCGCCATGGGCGCAACACATCTGAATTCGGCTTACCATTGGGATTCAGAGGAAGCTGCAACCACTCCCGCGCAAGCGTTCCTGGGATATCAAAGGCGCCACCCTTGGTATCTCCCATAAATGCAACGTTATAATTTTCTGCGAGTCGGCGGACACGGGTGAGGTTCGTTACTCCGGCAGTAAGATCCGGATTGATCTCCGCAACATCGTTGCCATCGAGTCGTAAGGTATCCTCGCCTTCACCGAAGCATATGAGCGACACACGAACGGCCGCACCATCGATAATCCACGGCTCATCGCTCCAGGCTTCAAAAATACGGCTCTCAGATGCGATCTGATCAAGAACTTTTCGGTTGGCGCCTCCACGGATCGAATTGGTAGCGACAAGACCGACGCGTCGTGAATGACCGAATTTGAGGGCAGCACGCGCTTTTTCAAACCAATAGCAGACGAGATCGGCCTCTCGCGAAACGCGGTCATTATAAACATCGAACAGACGATCCACGGTTTCGTCGCCCAAGCCGTGGCGCATTAACCGTATGCCGAGGAATGGAGGGTTGCCGACGATGAACTCCGCACCGGGCCAATCAGTCTCGATAAACTTCGTGCTGGCTGCCGTAATCTCTAGACCGTCATTCCCTCTTGTCTCGCCGTTGACTGAGGGCGGCATTGCCGTGACGAGTGCGTCGCCCCTTTCAATTGCTTTGAGTTTACGCAGGATGGGAATCGATTTCGAACGGATGCCGTTTCGCAATTGCCACTGGATGTCGCCTATCCAAATCGTGGTTCGGGCAAGCTCGGCCGCCGTCGTGTTGATCTCTATTCCGCGAAGGATTTCCGGGCCGACGAGTGGCAGTTGCGGACTAAGGCCAAGTATTTCGCATTCGAGGTTGGCCCTGTTTTCGATGTCTTTAACGCCCTGCAGGGCAAGATAAAGAAAATTCCCCGATCCGCATGCCGGATCGAGAATACGCAAATTGCGCAGTCGTTCCAGGAATTGGGCGCGAACTTCCTCTGCGGCTTCCTTCCGCGTCATGCGTCGGTGCGGTTTCCTACGCATCGGCGGTGTACGTTCGCCATTTAATAGCGCGGCGATCTGCTCCTTGGCGACCTCCCATTCTGCCCGAAGCGGCCTCAGAATGACGGGGTCGACAAGCTTCATAATCTTACCTGGATCAGTGTAGTGTGCGCCGATCTGTGCTCTTTTGTCTGGATCGAGGAAGCGCTCGAATAGCGTTCCAAAAATCGTCGGGTCGATCAGACTCCAGTCGAGACTGTCGGCAGCGATCAGCAGCCCGATATCGCCGTCGTCGAGCGGCAGAGCACGGCTGCCGTCGAAAAGGCCCCCGTTGAACCAAGCAATTTCGGTGAGGTCGAATTCGCCACCGCCCTCCATCGCCTCGAACAACTTGCTGAGGTAACCCATCGCTCTCTCTGGGCTTTGGGCGGAGCGCCTCAGCAGCTTCGCAAACAACCCGTCCGGCAACAGCTTCACACTTTGGGCGAAGAAGCAGAACACGAGCTGATTGACGAAATGAGCGATTTCATCGGGTGTACCCCGTCCTTGCAGACGCAACGCGATCGTGGAGAACTTGTCGGCCGCCTCGGCCGTCACAGCAGCGCGCGTCTTAGACGGCCTCAGTTTTTCGGGGTCATAGAAGACATTTCGCAGGATTTCGCGCGGGGCTGGCTCGGCCAGTTCGTCAAGCGTGATCTCGTAGGTTACAGGGACCGTATTCGTCCATGCAGTGTGAATCCGGAAACGCTCGATATCGCAGACGACTTGCAGCGGCGGACTTTGTAGAGCCGGTGCGTAGCGGACAAGTTGCAAGAGGGCGTCGTCGAGATTGCCGTTCTTTCGTTTATACTCCCACGCAAAGTGGCCCTTTTTCCAGACATCGGCAAAGCCGCGCCCACCCGCCACTTTGCTTGTACCTTTTTCGAATGCGAAGAACTGGCCTGTGGGGTCTTCTTCGGTTGGTGTCGGATGACCGAAGAGTGCGCAAAGGTCGATAAAGTGTTCCTGAGCAGATTGGCGCTCAGTCAGTGAGGCTCTTTTCCACTTTCTGATGAACGCAACCGGCGTCATCATTGGTGCGAGCGCACCAACACTCGAACTCATGACGCAATTCCCCTCCGCCCGCCGCCTGTATTCAGGCTGGCACCGTAATATTTCAATCTATCCTGAAAGAAGTCAACTGAGGGTCGGAAACAGGGTGAATCGTAGTCAGATTTACTGAAGTTGGCTTGCTGGACGAATTGCCTTTTTTGACGGTTGGCAATCGAACTAATCCAAGCGGAATCTTTTTACTATTACACGAGCTTAGCAATCAAGTTTGCAAGAGCTTACGCTCGCCACACCGGGCGGATGGCGGCCCGTTGCTGATGATGCAGGTCCTCCAAACCCGGGTAGAAGTTGCTCGTTGCTATCAGGCCCCTTCACGCCCGCATCCTCGGTTTTTGCAGTGGCACCGTGAGCACTGCTTTAAGCAGTGAGGCGGCGTCTCCTTGTCGATATGGATGATGCTGGCACCGTCACTCGGCGTCGTAAGGTGCACTTAGCGAGGCCAAGACCGCGCCCACCTCGCCCGATCTCTCCGACGAGCTGGTTGCTCAGGCGGATTTCACGACCTTTGTTTCGGCGCCGGGTGGGTGGCCGGCCATTTCCAACCAGTAGGGGATGCGGGTAACGTCAGCAAAGTGGAACAATCCGGGAGGCAGCGGGTTCCTAAGATGAAGGGCGATCTGTTTCGGAGGAAGATTGCGATGAAACGCGTCCTTGCCCAAACTGCGGTACGACTGATGCTGGGCGGCGTAACCGCCTGTCTGCTCACGGTCGTCCAAATTCCCAACCCGATCATGCCGTTGTCGCTTGTGTCCGAGGCAAGGGCTGCCACCGAGGTTTCGATCAGCACATTCTACGAAGACCTGTCTTCCCATGGTGATTGGGTTTCGTATCACGGAGCGTCCGTCTTCGTGCCGGTTGATGTGCCTGACGATTGGCGTCCGTATACTGTTGGACACTGGGTCTATACCGAGCAGTATGGCTGGCTGTGGGTATCCGACGAGCCATTCGGCTGGGCGACGTACCATTACGGTCGGTGGGGCTATGCCGACGATATCGGCTGGTACTGGGTTCCGGGCACTCGTTGGGCGCCAGCATGGGTGAGTTGGCGTCGTGAGAGGGAGCACATGATTTGGGCTCCGCTGCCGCCGCGCCGCGATCCGGATTTGATTTCAATCGAGGTGACCTTCGACACGACGCCGGATTTTTACTGGGTTGTAGTCCCCACCCGCGAATTCCTTGCTGTGGACATTTCTGTCGTCGTTATCCGTGATGAGCCGGAGTTTGTGCGCATTGTCGAGGCGGCCGAGCCGGCCGGCGACGTGACGATCCAGAACAACATAGTGATCAACAAAGTCATTGATGTTGATCTGATCGAGAAGGAGACGAACCAGGAGGTGACTGCCGTCAAGGTCAGCAAGACCGACGCGCCCGAGCAGTCCGGCAAATTGGACAACGATAAGGTCACGGTCTTTGAAGGTGAGGTGAAAGCCGACGCCGATGCCCAACCAGCTGAGCTCAAAGACATCGAGGAGGTGAAGCAGGTTCAGGCTGGCCGCAAATCGAAGCCGACCGAAGGCGCAGCAACGACCGAACAGGCCGAGCCGGAAAAGACCGCCAAGCCTGAGAAGCCGACGACCAAGGAGCCGCCCGCCGCCGAGCAGCAGACCGAGCCCGAGCAGGCGGCCAAGCCTGAGAAGCCGACGACCAAGGAGCCGCCCGCCGCCGAGCAGCAGACCGAGCCCGAGCAGGCGGCCAAGCCTGAGAAGCCGAAGGCCAAGAAGCAGCGCGCCGTCGAGCAGCAGCAGGCCGAGCCGGAACAGGCGGCCAAGCCTGAGAAGCCGAAGACCAAGAAGCAGCGCGCCGTCGAGCAGCAGCAGGCCGAGCCGGAACAGGCGGCCAAGCCTGAGAAGCCGAAGACCAAGAAGCAGCGCGCCGTCGAGCAGCAGCAGGCCGAGCCGGAACAGGCGGCCAAGCCTGAGAAGCCGAAGGCCAAGAAGCAGCCCGCCGCCGAGCAGCAGCAAGCCGAGCCCGAGCAGGCGGCCAAGCCCAAGCCTCAGAAGCAGGAAAACAAGACGTGCGATCCGCAGACTGAGAACTGCTAGTTGTGCGGGTAGACTGCGGCGCCGCGACTATTCGATCGCGGTGCCCGCGGAACGGAATGCGCTGCCGTCGGGGCCGCCCATGGCAGGTCGTGGACCCAGGGCAGACATTCGCGGTTGACTGCCCGAACATGCCTGTGATCAGGCCAGGGCGGAATCATGAATCGTTGACGTGCGTTCAGTGTTGCGCCACCGCGCGGTCAGAACAAACACGGAATCGCCTCGTCGTTAACGATTCATGATTTCGCCCTGGTGACCAGGCCATCCCTCTTGCCAATCCCTCCACCTTCCCCTAATCTCCCTTTGAGAAAACCTTTTCCCAAATCGCCCTGCACCCGCTGACCTCACCACCCAACCGCCCCGCAGGCCAACAAGAGAAAACCTTTTCCCAACTAAAGAGCCCACCATGTCCTCCGACGCCTCGCCAGCGCCCGCCCCCGTCACCCTGCGCGAGGTGGCCGCCGCCGCCGGCGTCAGTGTTGCCACCGCCTCGAAGGCGCTGAACGGGCAGGGGCGGATGACGGCCGAGACGCGCGAGCGCATTCGCGCGACGGCGCGGCGGCTGGGTTTTCGGCCGAACAGCCTGGCGCAGAGCCTGCTCAGGCGGCGCTCCTTCACCGTCGGGCTGCTCACCAACGACACCTATGGCCGCTTCTCGCTGCCGCTGATGTCGGGCGTTTCCGATGCGCTGGTCGATGCCGGCGTCTCGGTGTTCCTGTGCAATGTCGAGGACGACACGCGGCTCGCCCAGCTCCATGTCGAGGCCATGCTCGACAAGCGCGTCGACGGCATCATCGCCACCGGCAAGCGCATCGACCGCCATCTGCCGGTCGATCTCGCCAATCTGCGCATTCCCGTGATCTATGCCTTCACCCAGCCCGATCCTGGCGCCATCGCCTTCGTCTCGGACGACGCCGGCGGCGCGCGCCTGGCGGTCGAGCACTTTTGGCGGCTCGGGCGGCGGCGCATTGCTCACGTCACCGGGCCGGCGAGCTTTGCCGTGGTGCACGAGCGGGCACAGGCCTATCGTGACGTGCTGACCGAGAAAGGCTTGCCGGTCATGGAACCATTGCTCGGATCGTGGTCGGAAGCGTGGGGTCACGAGGCCGTTGCAAAACTGTTCGGCAGCGGCCGGGAAGGGGTGCCGGATGCCGTGTTCTGCGGCAACGACCAGATCGCGCGCGGCGTCATCGATGCGCTGCGCGAGCGCGGCCTCGGCGTGCCTGATGATGTCGGCGTCATCGGTTTCGACAATTGGTCGATCGTGGCCGAGGCGACCCGCCCGCCGCTGACCTCCGTCGACATGAACCTGGCGGCGCTTGGGCGCGAGGCCGGGCTTACGCTGCTTTCGCTCGTCGGCGGCCAACCCGCCGCGCCGGGCATCCGAAAACTGCCGTGCCGGCTGGTGGTGCGTCAGTCATGCGGCCGTCCACTGGGCGGCTGAACCAATGCATGTCGCCCAAAAGTGTGTAGCGGTTTTGGGATAACGACATGCATGAAAGTAAAGGCCGCCGTTTTGATTGTTACCCGCGCGGCAGCGCGGCCGAGTGAGGAGAAAAACCATGAGGAGGAGAACATGAGGACCATGATTACCGGGCTCGCTTTTGCCGCGAGCATTCTTTCCACGCTGGCAACGGTCGGGCCGACAGCCGCCGAAACCGCCAACATCTGGGTGCGCGCCGACGGCTCGAACTTCATGCCGCGCATCGTCGACGCCTTCAACAAGGGGCATGAGAACCAGATCAAGCTGGACATCATCCCCAATGCCGAGATCATCCCGAAATACGGTGCTGCCGCCGCCGGCGGCACGGCGCCCGACGCGCTGTCGCTCGACCTGATCTACACGCCGTCCTTCGCCGCCGCCGGCCAGCTCGAAGACATCACCGACTGGGCGAAATCGCTGCCTTATTTCGCCAGCCTGTCGCCGGCGCACGTCAAGACCGGCACCTACAAGGACCGGATCTACGGGCTGCCGTTTTCCGCCGACAGCTCGGTGCTGATCTGGAACAAGAAGCTGTTCAAGCAGGCCGGTCTCGACCCCGAGAAAGGCCCGGCCAACTGGGCCGAGATCGAAGCCTCCGCCGAAAAGGTCAACGCGCTCGGCGGCGACATCAAGGGCTTTTATTTCTCCGGCAATTGCGGCGGCTGCAACATCTTCACCTTCACGCCGCTGATCTGGGCGTCGGGCGGCGACATCCTCACCGAGGACGGCTCGAAGGCGACGCTCGACAGTCCGCAGCTGCGCGGCGCCATCGACCTCTACCGCTCGATGGTCGAGAAGGATCTGGTGCCGGCAGGCGCGCAGACCGACACCGGCTCCAACTTCTTTGCCGCCTTCGCCGCCGGCAATATCGGCATCTCGCCGTCCGGCGCCTTCGCCATCGGCGCGCTGAACACGCAATACCCAGACATCGACTACGGCGTCACCTTCCTGCCGGGCAAGGATGGCGGCTGGTCGTCCTTTGCCGGCGGCGACAATTTCGTCGTCACCAAGGGCACCACGAAAATCGCCGTGGTGAAGGAGTTCCTCGATTTCGCCTATTCGCTGGAAGGCCAGACCATCCTGGCGAAATATGGCAGCCTTCCCGTGCGCGGCGACATCGCCAATGAGGCGCTCAAGGAGCTCGACCCGCGTTACAAGGTCGCCGCGGAAGCCATGTCCAAAGGCCGCACGCCCTATTCGGTGGTGTTCAACGACCTGATCAACTCCGCCAACGGTCCGTGGAACCAGATGGTCAACGAGGTCTTCTTCGGCGAAGACGTCGACGGCGCCATCGCCAACGCGCAGGAGACCATGCAGTCGATCATCGATTCGGCGCCGCAGCAGTAGGCTGGCGCCGATCCGGCCGCCCGCCCGTCTCCCTGGGCCGGCGGCCGGACAATCGCATCCGTCCAACATCAGGGCTGTCTTGCATGGAAGCTTTGGGGCATCTGCCCGGTCTACTCCCACCCCTGACCCCTCTCCACAAGGGGGAGGGCAATTCCAGCTTGGGTTCCTCGCCCCCACAGAGTGGGGGAGAGGTGGCTCGGCGAAGCCGAGACGGAGAGGGGGACTGCGCCCTACGAAAGCCCCCTCTCCGGCCGCTTCGCGGCCACCTCTCCCCCGCCTTTGGCGGGGGCGAGGAACCCAAGCCTTGTCGGGTCGTGCCACCTTCTCCCACAAGGGGAGAAGGAAAAGCGAGCGGCCAGCCATGACCATCATCGCAACCACCTCCACCCCGGCGCGCCGCCGCAAGCTGGTCGGCGCCGGCCGCCGGCAGTGGATCGGCCTGCTTTACGTCGCGCCGGCCGTCGCCCTCGTCGTCGTCTTCTTCATCATTCCGCTTTGCATGACGGCGTGGATGTCATTCCACAATTGGCCGCTGATGGGCGCGCACCGCTTCATCGGCCTCGACAATTACTGGGCGATCCTGCGCGACACCAGGTTCTGGAACGCGCTCAAATTCACCGGCTACTACACGGTGATCGTCACCATCGCGATCTTCGCCGTCGCCTTTCCGCTGGCGCTGTTCATCGAAAAGCCCAGGCAGCTGACCGGCTTCTACCGGACGTCCTTCTTCATGCCGGCCGTCATCGGTTTCGCCTCGGCCAGCCTGCTCTGGTCGTGGCTGCTCAACGTCGATGCGGGCCTGTTCAGCCCGGCCGCTGTCGGCCTCGGCCTGACCGAAAAGAAGGTCAATCTGCTGGCGACCTTCCAGCCGGCCTTCTGGTCGATCATCGCCATGGTCGTCTGGAAGGTGGCGGGCTTCACCATGATCATCCTGATGACCGGCCTGCAATCGATCCCGCCGGACCTGCAGGAGGCGGCGATGATCGACGGGGCAGGGCCGTTCGCGCGCTTCCGGGCGATCACTCTGCCGCTGATGCGCCGCACGCTGGCGCTGGCGCTGATCCTGTCGGTTGCCGGCTCGGTGCTGGCCTTCGACCAGTTCTACATCATCCTGCGCGGCGGCCCGCGCAACCAGACGCTGACCGCCGTCTACTGGATCTTCAACCAGTCGTTCGTGTCGTTCAAGCTCGGCTATGGCGCGGCGCTGTCGATGGTCCTGCTGGTCATCCTGGTC includes these proteins:
- a CDS encoding LacI family DNA-binding transcriptional regulator, which produces MSSDASPAPAPVTLREVAAAAGVSVATASKALNGQGRMTAETRERIRATARRLGFRPNSLAQSLLRRRSFTVGLLTNDTYGRFSLPLMSGVSDALVDAGVSVFLCNVEDDTRLAQLHVEAMLDKRVDGIIATGKRIDRHLPVDLANLRIPVIYAFTQPDPGAIAFVSDDAGGARLAVEHFWRLGRRRIAHVTGPASFAVVHERAQAYRDVLTEKGLPVMEPLLGSWSEAWGHEAVAKLFGSGREGVPDAVFCGNDQIARGVIDALRERGLGVPDDVGVIGFDNWSIVAEATRPPLTSVDMNLAALGREAGLTLLSLVGGQPAAPGIRKLPCRLVVRQSCGRPLGG
- a CDS encoding sugar ABC transporter permease; this encodes MTIIATTSTPARRRKLVGAGRRQWIGLLYVAPAVALVVVFFIIPLCMTAWMSFHNWPLMGAHRFIGLDNYWAILRDTRFWNALKFTGYYTVIVTIAIFAVAFPLALFIEKPRQLTGFYRTSFFMPAVIGFASASLLWSWLLNVDAGLFSPAAVGLGLTEKKVNLLATFQPAFWSIIAMVVWKVAGFTMIILMTGLQSIPPDLQEAAMIDGAGPFARFRAITLPLMRRTLALALILSVAGSVLAFDQFYIILRGGPRNQTLTAVYWIFNQSFVSFKLGYGAALSMVLLVILVALSLVQLRLLRQPEGVD
- a CDS encoding DUF6600 domain-containing protein, encoding MKGDLFRRKIAMKRVLAQTAVRLMLGGVTACLLTVVQIPNPIMPLSLVSEARAATEVSISTFYEDLSSHGDWVSYHGASVFVPVDVPDDWRPYTVGHWVYTEQYGWLWVSDEPFGWATYHYGRWGYADDIGWYWVPGTRWAPAWVSWRREREHMIWAPLPPRRDPDLISIEVTFDTTPDFYWVVVPTREFLAVDISVVVIRDEPEFVRIVEAAEPAGDVTIQNNIVINKVIDVDLIEKETNQEVTAVKVSKTDAPEQSGKLDNDKVTVFEGEVKADADAQPAELKDIEEVKQVQAGRKSKPTEGAATTEQAEPEKTAKPEKPTTKEPPAAEQQTEPEQAAKPEKPTTKEPPAAEQQTEPEQAAKPEKPKAKKQRAVEQQQAEPEQAAKPEKPKTKKQRAVEQQQAEPEQAAKPEKPKTKKQRAVEQQQAEPEQAAKPEKPKAKKQPAAEQQQAEPEQAAKPKPQKQENKTCDPQTENC
- a CDS encoding class I SAM-dependent DNA methyltransferase codes for the protein MSSSVGALAPMMTPVAFIRKWKRASLTERQSAQEHFIDLCALFGHPTPTEEDPTGQFFAFEKGTSKVAGGRGFADVWKKGHFAWEYKRKNGNLDDALLQLVRYAPALQSPPLQVVCDIERFRIHTAWTNTVPVTYEITLDELAEPAPREILRNVFYDPEKLRPSKTRAAVTAEAADKFSTIALRLQGRGTPDEIAHFVNQLVFCFFAQSVKLLPDGLFAKLLRRSAQSPERAMGYLSKLFEAMEGGGEFDLTEIAWFNGGLFDGSRALPLDDGDIGLLIAADSLDWSLIDPTIFGTLFERFLDPDKRAQIGAHYTDPGKIMKLVDPVILRPLRAEWEVAKEQIAALLNGERTPPMRRKPHRRMTRKEAAEEVRAQFLERLRNLRILDPACGSGNFLYLALQGVKDIENRANLECEILGLSPQLPLVGPEILRGIEINTTAAELARTTIWIGDIQWQLRNGIRSKSIPILRKLKAIERGDALVTAMPPSVNGETRGNDGLEITAASTKFIETDWPGAEFIVGNPPFLGIRLMRHGLGDETVDRLFDVYNDRVSREADLVCYWFEKARAALKFGHSRRVGLVATNSIRGGANRKVLDQIASESRIFEAWSDEPWIIDGAAVRVSLICFGEGEDTLRLDGNDVAEINPDLTAGVTNLTRVRRLAENYNVAFMGDTKGGAFDIPGTLAREWLQLPLNPNGKPNSDVLRPWRNGMDVTRRSRDMWIVDFGSELSEQGASLYEAPFQYVKEHVFPERAQNRRDAYRERWWRHVEPRPAMLAKVSSLRRYILTPRVAKYRIFAWMDGTVLADSATIAIARDDETIFGILHSRFHEAWSLRLGTWLGVGNDPRYTPTTTFETFPFPDGLTPNIPARRSENDPRAMAIAQAARQLDDLRNRWLNPADLIRIEPEVGAGYPERILPKDAVAASILRERTLTNLYNQRPQWLVDVHCELDAAVAAAYGWPAEISEEDALARLLELNLARTAAGTVSASARPVKKTRRKTPEELRAQPQLLLPIPGKKQKQEELPLGDREKIAEQSATVTRRPGKARRAG
- a CDS encoding sugar ABC transporter substrate-binding protein — translated: MRTMITGLAFAASILSTLATVGPTAAETANIWVRADGSNFMPRIVDAFNKGHENQIKLDIIPNAEIIPKYGAAAAGGTAPDALSLDLIYTPSFAAAGQLEDITDWAKSLPYFASLSPAHVKTGTYKDRIYGLPFSADSSVLIWNKKLFKQAGLDPEKGPANWAEIEASAEKVNALGGDIKGFYFSGNCGGCNIFTFTPLIWASGGDILTEDGSKATLDSPQLRGAIDLYRSMVEKDLVPAGAQTDTGSNFFAAFAAGNIGISPSGAFAIGALNTQYPDIDYGVTFLPGKDGGWSSFAGGDNFVVTKGTTKIAVVKEFLDFAYSLEGQTILAKYGSLPVRGDIANEALKELDPRYKVAAEAMSKGRTPYSVVFNDLINSANGPWNQMVNEVFFGEDVDGAIANAQETMQSIIDSAPQQ